A stretch of Kwoniella dendrophila CBS 6074 chromosome 2, complete sequence DNA encodes these proteins:
- a CDS encoding tyrosine-tRNA ligase: MPNPFLSSLRRPCHARQVNKLLRQYIQTQSKSVIQELEERGFVAALTSPKLHQHVENPTTIYSGVDPSASSLHVGNLLPLLGLLHFQSKGHQSICLIGGATGSIGDPSGRSTERKALTEEELAVNVRGITNQVHRFFETGSSYLQKRGIEIINQNKNKDQNNEKELGIKVVNNYEWTKNVSLLDFLRGPGKLSRVGVMLSRDSVKNRLTSDSGISFTEFTYQLLQAYDFSHLFKEFGCKIQLGGSDQWGNIVSGIDLIKRTHSKDQNQNQNQIESISTEKITEQNTKQVEEEKETAEELDVEAYGITIPLLTTSTGEKFGKSAGNAVWLDERRTSPAEFYQFFLRTTDEDVAKYLKLFTFLPIEQIESIMAEHEKSRSLRKPQRLLASEVTELVHGDDGLSRALLATEILFPSPSSSSSKDNKKTTISTEKVLYAFQNDSRLYKIPFSKIKNKPISKILVEFGLCKSRSESSKFISQRSIFINNQKITDPRIEITRTSLINNGDLAFLRIGNKKHLIFNIVD, translated from the exons ATGCCGAATCCcttcttatcatctttacGTCGACCCTGTCATGCTCGACAGGTAAATAAATTGCTTCGACAATATATTCAAACACAGTCTAAATCAGTCATACAGGAATTGGAAGAAAGAGGATTCGTTGCTGCTTTGACGAG TCCGAAATTACACCAACATGTCGAAAACCCAACAACGATATATTCAGGTGTAGATccatcagcatcttcattacATGTTGGaaatttattacctttattgGGCTTATTACACTTTCAATCTAAAGGACATCAATCGATATGTCTA aTTGGAGGTGCAACAGGATCAATAGGTGATCCATCTGGTCGatcaacagaaagaaaagctttaactgaagaagaattagcagTAAACGTAAGAGGGATAACGAATCAAGTACATCGATTTTTTGAAACTGGTTCATCATATTTACAAAAAAGAGGAATCGAaattataaatcaaaataaaaataaagatcaaaataaCGAAAAGGAATTAGGTATCAAAGTTGTAAATAACTATGAATGGACTAAAAATGTTTCATTATTAGATTTTTTAAGAGgtccaggtaaattatcaagagTTGGTGTTATGCTTTCAAGAGATAG TGTCAAAAATCGACTTACATCGGATTCAGGAATATCATTTACAGAATTTACTTATCAACTATTACAAGCATATGATTTTTCACATTTGTTCAAGGAATTTGGATGTAAAATACAATTAGGTGGTTCAGATCAATGGGGAAATATAGTTTCTggaattgatttgataaagagGACTCATTcgaaagatcaaaatcaaaatcaaaatcaaatcgaaAGTATAAGTACAGAAAAGATAACCGAACAGAATACcaaacaagttgaagaagaaaaggaaactGCAGAAGAATTGGATGTAGAAGCTTATGGTATAACTATACCTTTATTGACTACAAGTACAGGTGAAAAATTCGGTAAATCTGCTGGTAATGCTGTTTGGTTAGATGAAAGAAGGACTAGTCCTGCCGAGTTTTATCAG TTCTTTCTGAGAActacagatgaagatgttgcaaaatatctaaaattaTTCACTTTCCTTCCTATCGAGCAAATTGAGAGTATTATGGCTGAGCACGAG AAATCGAGATCATTAAGAAAACCCCAGAGGCTGTTAGCTTCTGAAGTAACAGAATTAGTGCATGGCG ATGATGGATTATCAAGAGCATTATTAGCTACTGAAATTTTGTTtccatctccatcttcttcttcgtcgaAAGATAATAAAAAGACTACAATATCAACTGAAAAAGTTTTATATGCTTTCCAAAATGATTCTAGACTTTATAAAATCCCATTTTCAAAAATTAAAAATaaaccaatatcaaaaattttagttgaatttggtttatgtaaatcaagatcagaatcatcaaaattcattTCACAAAGATCAATTTttataaataatcaaaagaTTACTGATCCACGTATAGAGATTACAAGGACTAGTTTAAttaataatggtgatttagcttttttaaGAATTGGGAATAAAAAACATTTGATTtttaatattgttgattaa